In the Telopea speciosissima isolate NSW1024214 ecotype Mountain lineage chromosome 2, Tspe_v1, whole genome shotgun sequence genome, one interval contains:
- the LOC122650349 gene encoding protein OS-9 homolog, which produces MSSSWFAILLLINLLNHVLADQIFAAHAGGTFGRSSHDPKYKIEFHSDESPFHPDKDQESMVMSNTERQKYLCFLPKSEKTKTGKPVTQQNTSNVIVETERRVKLKTPNELLEVLKDGCSVRQESWWSYELCYQRKLRQFHLEDGKIAQEFILGIYDAEATAAFNHNLSDVATLKDPRSKDASQRYHAHQYTNGTICDLTNQPRETEVRFVCSESGVMISSITELSTCKYALTFQCPMLCKHPMFQEERPVWHTINCNKLPKDYKDTDMDDSFRDKEILTITNIEVPSHYDSKHYAT; this is translated from the exons atgagTTCATCGTGGTTTGCTATCCTTCTTTTGATTAATCTCTTGAATCATGTTTTAGCTGATCAGATCTTCGCCGCTCATGCAG GTGGGACATTTGGTCGCAGCTCTCATGATCCCAAATACAAGATTGAATTCCATTCAGATGAGTCACCTTTCCACCCT GATAAAGATCAGGAATCAATGGTGATGTCCAACACAGAGAGACAGAAATATTTATGTTTCTTGCCTAAGTCTGAGAAAACCAAAACGGGGAAGCCAGTTACTCAACAAAACACCAGCAATGTGATTGTGGAAACTGAGCGACGGGTTAAATTGAAGACTCCAAATGAGCTACTTGAAGTGCTAAAAGATGGATGCTCTGTTAGA CAAGAGAGTTGGTGGTCTTATGAATTGTGTTATCAAAGAAAGTTGCGGCAATTTCATTTGGAGGATGGGAAG ATTGCTCAGGAGTTTATTTTAGGCATATATGATGCTGAAGCCACTGCTGCTTTCAACCATAACCTCTCTGATGTGGCTACATTGAAAGATCCTCGCTCAAAAGATGCATCTCAAAG GTATCATGCGCATCAATATACAAATGGTACTATCTGTGATCTCACAAATCAGCCTCGAGAAACTGAG GTTAGGTTTGTCTGTTCTGAGTCCGGAGTTATGATTAGTTCAATCACAGAACTATCCACTTGCAAGTATGCACTCACATTTCAATGCCCAATGCTTTGCAAGCACCC CATGTTTCAAGAAGAGAGACCAGTATGGCACACCATCAATTGTAACAAGCTTCCCAAGGACTACAAGGATACAGATATGGATGACAGCTTCAGAGATAAAGAGATACTCACAATCACGAATATTGAAGTTCCATCTCATTATGATTCAAAACACTATGCAACATGA